The following proteins are co-located in the Siansivirga zeaxanthinifaciens CC-SAMT-1 genome:
- a CDS encoding UDP-3-O-(3-hydroxymyristoyl)glucosamine N-acyltransferase, with protein MKFPTPYTLKQIAQLIDCEFVGDDDFPVLGMNEIHVVEPGDIVFVDHPKYYDKALQSAATIVLINKKVDCPEGKALLISDDPFRDFNKLTNHFKPFASANNQISETAVIGEGTVIQPNTFIGHHVVIGKNCIIHSNVSIYDDTIIGDNVTIHAGTVLGANAFYYKKRPEGFDRLKSGGRVVIEDHVDIGAACTIDRGVTADTTIKKGCKIDNQVQIGHDTIIGEKTLIASQVGIAGCVVIEDEVTIWGQVGITSGITIGSKAVLLAQAGVSKSLEGGKSYFGSPAEDIRKKYKELASIKQIPEILHFLKSQK; from the coding sequence TTGAAATTTCCAACGCCATATACCCTAAAACAAATAGCGCAATTAATTGATTGCGAATTTGTTGGTGACGATGATTTTCCAGTTTTAGGCATGAATGAAATTCATGTGGTTGAGCCTGGAGATATCGTTTTTGTCGATCATCCAAAATATTACGATAAAGCTTTACAATCGGCTGCAACTATTGTTTTAATAAACAAAAAAGTAGATTGTCCAGAAGGCAAAGCATTATTAATAAGCGACGATCCTTTTAGAGATTTTAATAAATTAACGAATCATTTTAAGCCTTTTGCATCAGCAAATAATCAAATTTCTGAAACAGCAGTTATTGGTGAAGGCACTGTAATTCAACCTAACACCTTTATTGGACATCATGTGGTTATTGGTAAAAATTGCATCATTCATTCCAATGTTAGTATTTACGATGACACCATCATTGGCGATAACGTAACCATTCATGCTGGAACGGTTTTAGGGGCTAATGCATTTTATTACAAAAAACGTCCAGAAGGTTTCGACAGATTAAAGTCTGGTGGTCGTGTAGTTATTGAAGACCATGTCGATATTGGTGCTGCTTGTACCATTGATCGTGGTGTTACTGCCGATACAACTATTAAAAAAGGCTGTAAAATTGATAATCAGGTGCAAATAGGACACGACACAATTATAGGCGAAAAAACCTTAATAGCTTCTCAAGTAGGTATTGCGGGTTGCGTAGTAATTGAAGATGAAGTAACTATTTGGGGACAAGTTGGTATTACTAGTGGTATCACAATAGGTTCGAAAGCTGTTTTACTTGCTCAGGCTGGTGTGAGTAAGTCTTTAGAAGGCGGAAAAAGCTACTTTGGTTCACCAGCCGAAGATATTAGAAAAAAATACAAAGAACTCGCTTCAATTAAACAAATACCCGAAATTTTACATTTTTTAAAATCTCAAAAATAA
- the lpxD gene encoding UDP-3-O-(3-hydroxymyristoyl)glucosamine N-acyltransferase — protein MKFTAEQIAGILMGDVVGNPDAEVSKLSKIEEGFEGSLTFLANPKYKNHIYTTKASITIVNKTFEAEGPLDTTLIKVDDAYLAFSKILEYYNSVKLNKSGIEQPSHISESASYGENIYLGAFSYISDNVIIGNNVKIFPNVFIGDNTVIGDNTIVFAGAKIYSDTIIGKDCVINSGAIIGADGFGYAPNETGGYSKIPQTGNVIIENNVDIGAATTIDRATLGSTIIRNGAKLDNQIQVGHNVEIGRNTVIAAQTGIAGSAKIGENCQIGGQVGVAGHLTIGNNVKIQAQSGIGRNIKDNEVVQGSPALPYSDYNKAYVYFKNLPTIVKNINDLQKK, from the coding sequence TTGAAATTTACAGCAGAGCAAATAGCGGGAATTTTAATGGGCGATGTTGTTGGAAACCCTGATGCAGAAGTATCTAAACTTTCTAAAATAGAGGAAGGTTTTGAAGGTTCTTTAACGTTCTTAGCGAATCCAAAATACAAAAACCACATATACACCACCAAAGCTTCAATCACGATTGTAAACAAAACGTTTGAGGCTGAAGGTCCTTTAGACACTACTTTAATAAAGGTTGACGATGCCTATTTGGCATTTTCAAAAATTTTAGAATATTACAATTCGGTTAAACTAAATAAATCGGGTATTGAGCAACCAAGTCATATTTCCGAATCTGCTTCTTATGGAGAAAACATTTATTTAGGCGCTTTTTCGTATATATCAGACAACGTAATTATTGGTAATAATGTGAAGATTTTTCCAAATGTTTTTATTGGAGATAATACGGTTATAGGCGATAATACCATTGTTTTTGCAGGTGCTAAAATATATTCAGATACTATAATAGGTAAAGATTGTGTTATTAATTCTGGAGCCATTATTGGTGCAGATGGTTTTGGTTACGCACCAAATGAAACTGGAGGATACAGCAAAATACCCCAAACAGGCAATGTTATTATAGAAAATAATGTCGATATTGGTGCCGCAACTACTATAGACAGAGCTACTTTAGGATCTACAATTATAAGAAACGGTGCTAAATTAGATAACCAGATTCAGGTAGGGCATAATGTTGAAATTGGTAGAAATACGGTTATAGCTGCACAAACGGGTATTGCTGGTTCTGCTAAAATTGGCGAAAACTGCCAAATAGGAGGACAAGTTGGGGTTGCTGGACATTTAACTATTGGTAATAATGTTAAAATTCAGGCGCAATCTGGAATTGGCAGAAATATAAAAGATAATGAAGTGGTGCAAGGGTCTCCTGCATTACCATATTCAGACTATAATAAGGCATATGTTTACTTTAAGAATTTGCCAACTATTGTTAAAAATATCAATGATTTACAAAAAAAATAA
- a CDS encoding HD domain-containing protein, translating into MNKLKILNDPIYGFITIPNSLIFDLIQHKYFQRLRRITQMGMSYMVYPGAHHTRFHHAIGCVHLMQQAVNVLRFKEVDISKEEETALYVAILLHDIGHGPFSHAMEHSIVEGVSHEEISLLFMEQLNKEFNGSLTLAIEIFKGEYPKKFLCQLISGQFDIDRADYLKRDSFYTGVAEGNINSERLITMLNVVNDEIVVEEKGIYSVEKFIIARRLMYWQVYLHKTGLAAEQLLIRVLQRAKELFHEGHKLQASKPLLYFLENKIELNAFNKNTLEIFSELDDYDIISAMKQWKHHEDFVLSRLCEMIINRNLLTIKYKNKPIKIEKLKSFISTLQTEKGLTEKEANYFVFTGSISNQAYTLKHKGINILHKSGKIEDIVKASDQLNLKALAKPVTKYYLCYPKDTF; encoded by the coding sequence TTGAACAAACTTAAAATATTAAACGACCCAATTTACGGATTTATTACTATTCCAAATTCGTTAATATTCGATTTAATTCAGCATAAATACTTTCAGCGTTTACGTCGCATCACACAAATGGGTATGTCGTATATGGTTTATCCAGGTGCTCATCATACCCGATTTCATCATGCCATTGGTTGCGTGCATTTAATGCAACAAGCGGTTAATGTGTTGCGGTTTAAAGAAGTAGATATCTCAAAAGAAGAAGAAACTGCTTTATATGTAGCCATTTTATTGCATGATATAGGTCATGGACCTTTTTCGCATGCTATGGAACATAGTATAGTTGAAGGTGTATCGCATGAAGAAATTTCTTTGCTTTTTATGGAGCAATTAAATAAAGAATTTAACGGAAGTTTAACTTTAGCCATTGAAATTTTTAAAGGTGAATATCCTAAGAAATTCTTATGTCAGTTAATTTCTGGGCAATTTGATATTGACAGAGCCGATTATTTGAAACGAGATAGTTTTTACACCGGCGTTGCAGAAGGAAATATTAACAGCGAGCGTTTAATAACCATGCTTAATGTTGTAAATGATGAGATTGTTGTTGAAGAAAAAGGCATATACAGCGTAGAAAAATTTATAATTGCACGAAGACTAATGTATTGGCAAGTTTATTTACATAAAACAGGATTAGCAGCCGAGCAATTATTAATACGTGTTTTGCAACGCGCCAAAGAATTATTTCATGAAGGTCATAAATTACAAGCCAGTAAACCATTATTGTATTTTTTAGAAAACAAAATTGAATTAAATGCTTTCAATAAAAATACCTTAGAAATTTTTTCAGAATTAGACGATTACGATATTATTTCTGCAATGAAACAATGGAAACATCATGAAGATTTTGTTTTAAGTCGTTTATGTGAAATGATAATTAATAGAAATTTATTAACTATTAAATATAAAAATAAGCCTATTAAAATTGAAAAGTTAAAAAGTTTTATATCAACCTTACAAACTGAAAAAGGTTTAACAGAAAAAGAAGCTAACTATTTCGTTTTTACAGGTAGTATTTCTAATCAAGCCTATACTTTAAAGCACAAAGGGATAAATATTTTACATAAATCTGGTAAGATTGAAGATATTGTAAAAGCATCAGACCAACTCAATCTTAAGGCATTAGCAAAACCTGTAACAAAATATTATTTATGTTATCCTAAAGACACTTTTTAA
- the lpxA gene encoding acyl-ACP--UDP-N-acetylglucosamine O-acyltransferase, producing the protein MNQPLAYVHPGAKIAKNVVIEPFTTIHNNVIIGEGTWIGSNVTIMEGARIGKNCNIFPGSVISAVPQDLKYNDEETTVEIGNNVTIRECVTINRGTTDKMKTVVGDNCLIMAYCHIAHDCVVGNNCIFSNNSTLAGHITVGDYVVLAGMAAVHQFVSIGNHAFVTGGSLVRKDVPPYVKAAREPLSYVGINSVGLRRRGYSTEKIREIQNIYRILYQKNYNNTQASEIIEAEMEATPERDEILQFIKNSHRGIMKGYFKSN; encoded by the coding sequence ATGAATCAACCACTTGCATACGTTCATCCAGGAGCAAAAATCGCAAAAAATGTTGTTATCGAGCCATTTACAACCATTCATAATAATGTAATTATTGGTGAAGGCACATGGATTGGTAGTAATGTTACCATAATGGAAGGCGCTCGTATTGGAAAAAACTGTAATATATTTCCAGGTTCTGTAATTTCTGCAGTTCCTCAGGATTTAAAATATAACGACGAAGAAACTACGGTAGAAATAGGAAACAACGTTACAATAAGAGAATGTGTTACCATTAATAGAGGTACTACCGATAAAATGAAAACCGTAGTAGGCGATAATTGCTTAATTATGGCGTATTGCCATATTGCACATGATTGCGTGGTTGGAAACAATTGTATTTTTTCTAACAATAGTACACTAGCTGGACATATTACCGTAGGTGATTATGTGGTATTGGCTGGGATGGCTGCAGTTCATCAATTTGTTTCTATAGGAAATCATGCGTTTGTTACAGGAGGTTCTTTGGTTCGTAAAGACGTACCTCCTTATGTTAAAGCTGCTAGAGAGCCGCTTTCTTATGTTGGAATTAACTCTGTGGGTTTAAGAAGACGTGGGTATTCAACCGAGAAAATTAGAGAAATTCAAAATATCTACAGAATTTTATACCAGAAAAATTATAATAACACGCAGGCATCAGAGATTATTGAGGCCGAAATGGAGGCCACTCCAGAGCGTGATGAAATTCTACAATTCATTAAGAATTCTCATAGAGGAATTATGAAAGGATATTTCAAATCAAATTAA
- a CDS encoding bifunctional UDP-3-O-[3-hydroxymyristoyl] N-acetylglucosamine deacetylase/3-hydroxyacyl-ACP dehydratase, whose translation MGIVNTEIKQKTIEKPISLTGVGLHTGKNVTLTFKPAAANTGLAFKRLDLEGAPVIEADANYVTNTQRGTCLEKNGVTIQTSEHVLAALVGLDVDNVIIELNASEPPIMDGSSKFFVEAIEAAGVVEIDAFREEYVITDIVSYVDEESGSEILVMPSKEYQITTMVDFGTKVLGTQNATLNQISDFKNDISNARTFSFLHEIEMLLEHGLIKGGDLNNAIVYVDKPLSPETMEKLKVAFKKDTIAVKPNGILDNLTLHYPNEAARHKLLDVLGDLALIGTRIRGKVIANKPGHFVNTQFAKKLSKLIKNDRRNNVPNIDVNQPPLMDVNQIMAMLPHRQPFLLIDKVFELTDSYVTALKNVTMNEDFFAGHFPGAPVMPGVLIVEAMAQTGGILVLNTVPDPENYLTFFMKMDNVKFKQKVVPGDTLIFKCSLITPIRRGICHMQGYAYANGKLCAEAELMAQISKVK comes from the coding sequence ATGGGAATAGTAAATACTGAAATAAAACAAAAAACCATAGAAAAACCAATTTCATTAACGGGAGTTGGATTGCATACAGGAAAAAATGTAACATTAACTTTTAAACCTGCAGCAGCCAATACAGGTTTGGCTTTTAAGCGCTTAGATTTAGAAGGTGCCCCAGTAATTGAAGCTGATGCAAATTATGTAACAAATACACAACGTGGTACTTGCTTAGAGAAAAACGGCGTAACTATTCAAACTTCAGAGCATGTTTTAGCGGCATTGGTTGGTTTAGATGTTGATAATGTTATTATAGAATTGAATGCTTCAGAACCCCCTATTATGGATGGTTCTTCTAAGTTTTTTGTTGAAGCTATAGAAGCTGCAGGTGTTGTAGAAATCGATGCTTTTAGAGAAGAATATGTTATTACCGATATTGTTTCGTATGTCGATGAAGAATCGGGTAGTGAAATATTAGTCATGCCTTCAAAAGAATACCAAATAACTACTATGGTAGATTTTGGTACCAAAGTTTTAGGCACGCAAAATGCAACTCTAAATCAAATTTCAGATTTTAAAAATGATATTTCTAATGCTAGAACTTTCAGTTTTTTACATGAAATTGAAATGTTACTAGAGCATGGATTAATAAAAGGAGGCGATTTAAATAATGCCATCGTTTATGTAGACAAGCCTTTGTCGCCAGAGACTATGGAAAAATTAAAAGTAGCCTTTAAAAAAGATACTATTGCAGTTAAACCCAATGGTATTTTAGACAACTTAACACTTCATTATCCCAACGAGGCTGCAAGACATAAATTATTAGATGTTTTGGGTGATTTAGCTCTAATTGGCACCAGAATTCGTGGTAAAGTAATAGCAAACAAACCAGGACATTTTGTAAACACTCAGTTTGCTAAAAAGTTATCTAAACTCATAAAGAACGACCGTCGTAATAACGTGCCTAATATCGATGTGAATCAACCGCCATTAATGGATGTGAATCAAATTATGGCGATGTTACCTCACAGACAACCATTTTTATTAATAGATAAAGTTTTCGAATTAACCGATAGTTACGTTACAGCTTTAAAAAATGTAACAATGAACGAAGACTTTTTCGCAGGACATTTTCCAGGTGCTCCAGTAATGCCAGGTGTTTTAATTGTAGAGGCTATGGCGCAAACAGGCGGTATTTTAGTTTTAAATACTGTTCCAGATCCAGAAAATTATTTAACCTTCTTCATGAAAATGGATAATGTTAAGTTTAAGCAAAAAGTGGTTCCGGGTGATACGTTAATTTTCAAATGTTCGTTAATTACACCTATTCGTCGTGGAATTTGTCACATGCAAGGGTATGCTTATGCCAATGGAAAACTTTGTGCCGAGGCAGAATTAATGGCGCAAATTTCAAAAGTAAAATAA
- the porX gene encoding T9SS response regulator signal transducer PorX → MSTIKILWVDDEIDLLKPHIMFLEQRNYHVTKCKSGSEAIDILDTEKFDIVFLDENMPGLTGLETLNEIKEKQASLPVVMITKSEEEYIMEEAIGNKIADYLIKPVNPNQILLSLKKNLDHSRLISEKTTSNYQQEFRKIAMELAMVNSYEDWAALYQKLIYWEIELEDIEDAGMFEILESQKNEANIQFGKFIEKNYSYWFDKDCDDAPIMSHTLFKNKIVPELSKEQPTLLVVVDNLRYDQWKVFEPIINNHFKKDKEEAFYSILPTATQYARNAIFSGLMPSDMEKLFPEYWKNDTDDGGKNLHEADFLETQMKRLSLTHLNYEYHKITNLKSGKKLVENFKTLKNNDLTVVVYNFVDMLSHAKTEMEVVKELASNDKAYRSLTLSWFKNSPLLEMIQMAQQLGFKLILTTDHGTINVKNPSKVIGDRDTSLNLRYKTGRSLTYDTKDVLVIKEPQSVHLPSISMSSSYIFAKSDLFFAYPNNYNHYVSYFRNTYQHGGVSLEEMIIPFVVFNPK, encoded by the coding sequence ATGAGCACAATAAAAATTCTTTGGGTAGATGATGAAATTGATTTACTTAAACCACATATTATGTTTCTAGAACAACGAAACTATCATGTTACCAAATGTAAAAGTGGCTCTGAAGCTATTGATATTTTAGACACCGAAAAATTTGATATTGTTTTTTTAGATGAAAATATGCCCGGACTTACGGGGCTTGAAACTTTAAATGAAATTAAAGAAAAACAAGCCAGTTTACCTGTGGTTATGATTACCAAAAGTGAAGAGGAATATATCATGGAGGAAGCCATTGGTAATAAAATTGCCGATTACCTTATAAAACCGGTCAATCCGAATCAAATACTTTTAAGTTTAAAGAAGAATTTAGATCATTCCCGTTTAATTTCTGAAAAAACAACATCGAATTACCAACAAGAGTTTAGAAAAATTGCAATGGAATTAGCCATGGTTAACTCCTATGAAGACTGGGCTGCTTTGTACCAAAAACTAATTTATTGGGAAATAGAGTTAGAAGATATTGAAGATGCAGGCATGTTCGAAATTCTAGAGTCACAGAAAAATGAAGCCAACATTCAGTTTGGAAAATTTATAGAAAAAAATTACTCCTATTGGTTCGATAAAGATTGTGACGACGCTCCTATTATGTCGCATACCCTTTTTAAAAACAAAATAGTTCCCGAATTAAGCAAAGAGCAACCTACCCTTCTAGTTGTAGTAGATAATTTAAGATACGATCAATGGAAAGTGTTTGAACCAATAATAAACAATCATTTTAAAAAGGACAAGGAAGAAGCTTTTTACAGCATATTACCAACTGCAACTCAATACGCTCGTAATGCCATTTTTTCTGGCTTAATGCCAAGCGACATGGAAAAACTATTTCCAGAGTATTGGAAAAACGACACAGACGATGGTGGTAAAAACTTGCATGAAGCAGACTTTTTAGAAACCCAAATGAAACGCCTAAGTCTTACCCACTTAAATTACGAATATCACAAAATAACAAATTTAAAATCGGGTAAAAAATTAGTTGAAAATTTTAAAACATTAAAAAACAATGATTTAACCGTTGTAGTTTACAATTTTGTTGATATGCTATCCCATGCTAAGACCGAAATGGAAGTTGTAAAAGAATTAGCTTCTAACGATAAAGCATACAGATCTTTAACCTTGAGCTGGTTTAAAAACTCGCCGCTTTTGGAAATGATTCAAATGGCACAACAATTAGGGTTTAAATTAATTTTAACTACAGACCACGGAACCATTAATGTAAAAAACCCTTCAAAAGTTATTGGAGATCGAGACACCAGTTTAAATTTACGTTACAAAACAGGTAGAAGCTTAACTTACGATACAAAAGATGTTTTAGTAATTAAAGAACCTCAAAGTGTTCATTTACCTTCAATATCTATGAGTAGCAGTTACATTTTTGCTAAAAGCGATTTATTTTTTGCCTACCCAAATAACTACAATCACTATGTTAGTTATTTTAGAAATACCTATCAACATGGTGGTGTATCGTTAGAAGAAATGATTATTCCGTTTGTGGTTTTTAATCCAAAATAA
- the sucD gene encoding succinate--CoA ligase subunit alpha, which produces MSVLVNKDSKIIVQGFTGSEGTFHASQMIEYGTNVVGGVTPGKGGQMHLDRPVFDTVKDAVDQVGADTTIIFVPPAFAADAIMEAADAGIKVIITITEGIPVADMITASNYIKNKDCRLIGPNCPGVITPGEAKVGIMPGFVFKQGKVGIVSKSGTLTYEAADQVVKQGLGITTAIGIGGDPIIGTTTKEAVELLINDPETEAVVMIGEIGGQLEADAANWYKASGSKKPIVGFIAGETAPAGRTMGHAGAIVGGSDDTAQAKKKIMRACGIHVVDSPAEIGKKVKEVLG; this is translated from the coding sequence ATGAGTGTTTTAGTAAACAAAGATTCAAAAATAATAGTTCAAGGTTTTACAGGTAGCGAGGGCACGTTCCACGCAAGCCAAATGATTGAATACGGAACAAACGTAGTAGGTGGTGTTACTCCAGGTAAAGGAGGTCAAATGCATTTAGACAGACCAGTTTTTGATACTGTAAAAGATGCAGTAGACCAAGTAGGAGCAGATACTACTATTATTTTTGTACCACCAGCATTTGCTGCCGATGCTATTATGGAAGCTGCCGATGCAGGTATTAAAGTTATTATTACCATTACTGAAGGTATCCCTGTGGCAGATATGATTACTGCATCAAATTATATTAAAAATAAAGATTGTCGTTTAATCGGTCCAAACTGTCCGGGTGTAATTACTCCAGGAGAGGCTAAAGTTGGTATCATGCCAGGTTTTGTATTTAAGCAAGGTAAAGTTGGTATTGTTTCTAAATCGGGAACATTAACTTACGAAGCTGCAGACCAAGTGGTTAAACAAGGTCTTGGTATTACAACGGCTATTGGTATTGGTGGTGATCCAATTATTGGAACTACAACGAAAGAAGCTGTTGAATTATTAATTAATGATCCAGAAACAGAAGCTGTTGTTATGATTGGTGAAATTGGAGGTCAGTTAGAAGCCGATGCTGCCAATTGGTATAAAGCTAGCGGAAGTAAAAAACCGATTGTAGGTTTTATCGCTGGTGAAACAGCACCTGCAGGTCGTACTATGGGTCACGCAGGAGCTATTGTTGGAGGATCTGATGATACAGCGCAAGCAAAGAAAAAAATTATGAGAGCTTGTGGTATTCATGTGGTTGATTCACCTGCAGAAATTGGTAAAAAAGTAAAAGAAGTTTTAGGTTAA
- the efp gene encoding elongation factor P, whose product MATTSDIRNGLCIRYNNDIYKIIEFLHVKPGKGPAFVRTKMKSVTNGKVLDNTFSAGHKLEDVRVETHKFQFLYNDGEYYHFMNTEDYSQIQLRESALDSPGLMKEGEVVTVIINTEDNMPLSVEMPASVVLEVTATEPGVKGNTATNATKPATVETGAIVNVPLFINEGDKIRVETDKGTYKERVKE is encoded by the coding sequence ATGGCAACTACAAGTGATATCAGAAACGGTTTATGCATTAGATATAACAACGATATTTATAAAATTATAGAATTTTTACACGTTAAACCAGGTAAAGGTCCTGCGTTTGTTAGAACAAAAATGAAAAGTGTTACCAATGGTAAAGTGTTAGATAATACATTTTCTGCTGGACATAAATTAGAAGATGTTCGTGTAGAAACGCATAAATTCCAGTTTTTGTATAATGATGGGGAGTATTACCATTTTATGAATACCGAAGATTATTCTCAAATACAATTACGCGAATCTGCTTTAGATAGTCCTGGTTTAATGAAAGAAGGTGAAGTAGTTACAGTAATTATTAACACTGAAGATAACATGCCACTGTCTGTTGAAATGCCAGCAAGTGTTGTTTTAGAAGTTACTGCCACCGAACCAGGAGTAAAAGGAAATACAGCAACCAACGCCACTAAACCGGCAACTGTTGAAACTGGAGCTATAGTGAATGTACCTTTATTTATCAACGAAGGTGATAAAATTCGAGTTGAAACCGATAAAGGAACATATAAAGAACGCGTTAAAGAATAG
- the tsaE gene encoding tRNA (adenosine(37)-N6)-threonylcarbamoyltransferase complex ATPase subunit type 1 TsaE → MELYFSLEDIDHVSKEVLNNLKSKTILFYGNMGAGKTTFIKSLIKNLGCKDEASSPTFSIVNEYEIENDKIFHFDLYRIKDIEEAYNFGIEDYLDSGHWVLIEWPEKIESLLITDCNTITIDLETNNSRKLTLN, encoded by the coding sequence ATGGAATTATATTTTAGTCTGGAAGACATAGATCATGTTTCAAAAGAAGTATTAAATAATTTAAAATCTAAAACCATTCTTTTTTATGGCAACATGGGTGCTGGTAAAACAACTTTTATAAAATCTTTAATTAAAAATTTAGGATGTAAAGATGAAGCTAGCAGTCCCACTTTTTCAATTGTTAATGAATATGAAATTGAAAATGATAAAATTTTTCATTTTGATTTATACAGAATTAAAGACATTGAAGAAGCATATAATTTTGGAATTGAAGATTATCTGGATTCCGGTCATTGGGTTTTAATTGAATGGCCAGAAAAAATTGAGTCGCTTTTAATAACAGATTGTAACACAATTACCATAGATTTAGAAACAAACAACAGTAGAAAATTAACATTGAATTAA